Genomic window (Patescibacteria group bacterium):
TGACGGTTCAATCGGAATTACATCCGGCGACATGCGCGTGACTTCGGTGACGAGCGCGGTGGCCTCGACCGCGACTGTGGACACTTTTGTGATTACCGCCGCCTAAGTGCTAAAATGATAAACGCGCAGATAGATTATCGAGATCGAAAACCAGTACCTAGCTGGCCTCTGCGTGCTTCTTTACTAGGTTTTGCCGTAGGAAGCAGAATGTTATCTCAAGAACAGTTAAAATCCATTATGCACTACGACCCCGATACGGGTCTGTTTACTTGGTTAATTTCCCCTAAGTTTGGTGTTAAGGTTGGGGATGAAGTAGGCACCCACTTAGAAGGTTATAGGGTTACGAGATTTAAAGGAACTCCTTACAAATTACATAGGTTAGCGTGGCTATATGTGTATGGAGAAATGCCCGATGTATTTATAGATCACATAAACGGAATTAGGGATGATAACCGGATCGTGAATATCCGGCTTGCCACACATACACAAAATCTACGTAATTCTGGGAATCGGAAAAACAACACCCTCGGCTTCAAGGGAGTCTGTTTCGATAAACGCAGTAAAAAATATGGTG
Coding sequences:
- a CDS encoding HNH endonuclease signature motif containing protein gives rise to the protein MINAQIDYRDRKPVPSWPLRASLLGFAVGSRMLSQEQLKSIMHYDPDTGLFTWLISPKFGVKVGDEVGTHLEGYRVTRFKGTPYKLHRLAWLYVYGEMPDVFIDHINGIRDDNRIVNIRLATHTQNLRNSGNRKNNTLGFKGVCFDKRSKKYGAYLQVNGKQKWLGTFCTVQEAASTRSEAAKQHHGEFYYG